The Candidatus Koribacter versatilis Ellin345 genome has a segment encoding these proteins:
- a CDS encoding AAA family ATPase gives MTTMNAVDKYLLEFKPSAAEWLSNQGPKEQYEFFRDFFTPKRLKKANWADFQKIGEHLNCFAAMPLAKANALGRPNHPLKRYRESFEYLANGKDPVEERIRKFHGDDAYRLAYFGNSAVSELAGFLFPSEFVLFNARDQFAADFLKITPAFESTDDLVSKLTKFCDAVQPVAERYVQLVGRQTDVPLNLEIDQFFSWIYTKYSGKKDAPTRFWVIGAGDRASEWKEFYEHNFVAIGWDELGDLTAFESLEQLQKRLEKIWPTDAKQRNNSRTCWDFANELHPGDAIFVKDGVKKAVGLGVVESDYRFEADRSSYKHVRSVRWTWKGDFDLPHGLQLPLKTLTLLTNTDVLAALKKVATFTASATEEKNTQHWWINANPKIWNFSETPVGGRQVYTSHNERGNKRQKYKYFEEVKTGDWLIGYVTSPDRELVALARVTKALGPQAPDGTEGIEFEKVEQVANPIPLHELQKNPALQSCEPILSNQGSLFRLTSEEFAVIRSLIDDLNPLAPTSHSAFSKKDALKALFLSEEQLDEIAFSLQDKKNVILQGPPGVGKTYVAKKLAYLLMKEVDSARVQMVQFHQSYSYEDFIQGYRPSDDGHFELRNGHFFQFCRKAQRDPDKRPFIFIIDEINRGNLSKILGEVMMLIEPDKRGPEFAIPLAYSGSADETFFVPSNVFVIGLMNTADRSLAMVDYALRRRFRFIGLKPEFKSERFSGFLLQAGAKQPLIKKIVSRLSTLNDEISGDEKNLGPGYRIGHSFFCPMDGRAPDEVWYRAVINSEIKPLLDEYWLDDEDKVNSLIAALTE, from the coding sequence ATGACTACTATGAACGCCGTTGACAAATACTTATTGGAGTTCAAGCCAAGCGCCGCCGAATGGCTGTCCAACCAGGGACCCAAAGAACAATACGAGTTCTTCCGCGACTTTTTCACTCCGAAGCGCTTAAAGAAAGCTAATTGGGCTGACTTTCAGAAAATTGGCGAACACCTGAATTGCTTCGCTGCTATGCCTTTAGCCAAAGCGAACGCCCTCGGTCGTCCTAATCATCCGCTAAAGCGATATCGTGAGAGCTTCGAATATCTCGCAAATGGGAAAGATCCAGTTGAAGAACGAATACGCAAGTTCCACGGAGATGACGCTTATCGATTGGCGTATTTCGGCAATTCTGCTGTGAGCGAATTGGCCGGATTCCTTTTCCCGAGCGAGTTTGTTCTGTTCAACGCCCGAGATCAGTTTGCAGCAGATTTCCTGAAGATTACACCAGCATTCGAATCTACGGATGATCTTGTATCAAAGCTAACCAAATTTTGCGATGCTGTGCAGCCGGTGGCCGAGCGGTATGTGCAGCTCGTAGGCAGGCAGACAGATGTACCCCTCAATCTTGAAATCGATCAGTTCTTTAGCTGGATATACACAAAGTATTCCGGAAAGAAAGATGCGCCCACGCGCTTTTGGGTTATCGGCGCTGGAGACCGGGCCTCAGAGTGGAAGGAGTTCTACGAACACAATTTCGTTGCGATCGGCTGGGACGAGCTGGGAGATCTTACTGCGTTCGAGTCGCTGGAGCAGCTTCAGAAAAGGTTGGAAAAGATTTGGCCAACCGACGCAAAGCAGCGAAATAACAGCCGTACCTGCTGGGACTTTGCGAACGAGTTGCATCCGGGCGACGCAATCTTCGTCAAGGATGGCGTTAAGAAGGCCGTTGGACTTGGGGTTGTCGAGAGCGATTACCGTTTTGAGGCCGACAGGTCTTCTTACAAGCATGTTCGGTCGGTACGTTGGACATGGAAAGGCGACTTTGACTTACCGCATGGCCTGCAACTCCCACTGAAAACGTTAACCCTTTTGACTAACACGGACGTGCTCGCGGCATTGAAGAAAGTGGCGACATTTACGGCCTCTGCAACAGAGGAGAAGAACACTCAACATTGGTGGATCAACGCGAATCCAAAAATCTGGAATTTCAGCGAGACCCCGGTCGGCGGTAGACAGGTCTATACATCGCATAACGAAAGAGGTAACAAGCGCCAAAAGTATAAATATTTTGAAGAGGTCAAGACGGGGGATTGGCTGATTGGGTATGTTACGAGCCCAGACCGGGAGCTCGTGGCATTAGCTCGTGTCACGAAAGCGTTGGGGCCGCAGGCGCCGGATGGCACAGAGGGCATTGAATTCGAAAAAGTTGAGCAGGTAGCCAATCCGATACCGTTGCACGAACTTCAAAAAAACCCGGCCCTACAGAGCTGCGAGCCTATTTTGAGCAATCAGGGCAGCCTCTTCCGTTTGACCTCCGAGGAATTTGCAGTAATTCGTTCACTGATCGATGACCTAAATCCTCTCGCCCCGACGTCTCATAGCGCCTTCTCTAAGAAAGACGCTTTAAAGGCACTCTTCTTAAGCGAAGAGCAGCTTGATGAAATTGCTTTCTCTCTTCAGGACAAGAAAAATGTGATCCTCCAGGGACCCCCGGGAGTTGGGAAGACATACGTCGCCAAGAAATTGGCGTATCTGTTGATGAAGGAGGTCGATAGCGCGAGGGTGCAGATGGTGCAATTTCATCAATCATACTCTTACGAAGACTTCATTCAGGGTTATCGTCCGAGTGACGATGGCCATTTTGAGCTTCGAAATGGACACTTTTTTCAATTCTGCCGGAAAGCGCAGCGCGATCCCGACAAGCGCCCATTCATCTTCATCATCGATGAGATCAATAGGGGTAATCTGAGCAAGATTTTGGGTGAAGTGATGATGTTAATTGAGCCAGATAAGAGGGGACCTGAATTCGCGATACCTCTTGCGTATTCCGGTTCAGCTGACGAGACGTTTTTTGTTCCGAGCAATGTCTTCGTCATCGGGCTGATGAACACTGCCGATCGTTCTTTAGCAATGGTCGACTATGCGCTGAGGAGGAGATTTAGGTTTATCGGTCTGAAGCCGGAGTTTAAGAGTGAACGCTTTTCTGGATTTCTTTTGCAGGCTGGCGCGAAACAGCCACTCATCAAGAAGATTGTTAGCCGGTTATCCACACTGAATGATGAGATCTCAGGCGACGAAAAAAACCTCGGCCCGGGATATCGGATCGGGCATAGCTTTTTCTGCCCGATGGATGGACGAGCTCCTGACGAGGTTTGGTACCGAGCCGTCATCAACTCCGAGATAAAGCCACTTCTCGATGAATATTGGCTTGATGATGAAGACAAGGTGAATTCTCTGATTGCCGCTCTGACCGAGTAA
- a CDS encoding type I restriction endonuclease subunit R, translating into MTTVSAFTESVVEEAALAWLEGLGYTVLSGPSISAGEIAAERIEADYSDVILERRVRQTLQRLNPNLPPEALDDAFRRLTHDNETSLIANNHAFHQILVNGVTVEYNRADGSIGGALVRVIDFEAAENNDWLAVNQFTIVEGQYTRRPDVLIFINGLPIALLELKNAADENATIWTAFKQIQTYKSQIPSLFAYNELLVISDGMEARVGSLTADTERFMPWRTIGGEELAPTSLPQLQVLIEGLFERRRLLDFIRHFVVFEDEGRGVLIKKIAGYHQFHAVNRALRETLSASAEGGDRRVGVVWHTQGSGKSLTMAFYAGRLVLEPTLQNPTIVVITDRNDLDDQLYGTFSRCHELLRQAPLQALDREHLRSLVQVSSGGVIFTTIQKFMPAEGDKYPQLTDRRNVIVVADEAHRSQYDFIDGFARHMRDALPHASFIGFTGTPIEKTDVNTRSVFGDYISIYDIQRAVEDGATVPIYYESRLAKLELPASEKPKVDTAFEEATEGEEVDRKEKLRTKWAAVEAVVGTEKRLNTVAKDLVKHFEERLEVMDGKAMIVCMSRRICVDLYNEIMKLRPTWHSENDDAGVLKIVMTGSATDGPEWQQHIRDKRRREALGKRFKNAKDPFKIVIVRDMWLTGFDVPSLHTMYADKPMRAHGLMQAIARVNRVFKDKPGGLVVDYLGIAHELKLALATYTESGGKGQTALPQEEAVARMIEKYEICRGLFHGFDWSMWLTGTSAQKLAILPNAQEHVLKQEDGKNRLLKAVSDLSKAFALAVPHDAALKIRDDVGFFQAIRSVLAKTASQQYRPEQELDNAIRQIISRAMSSGEVVDIFAAAGLKKPDISILSEEFLREVSNIPQKNLAVELLRKLLNDEIKSRSRRNVVKGKLFSAMLESSIHKYQNRAIQAAQVIEELIGLAKEMREESAKGEELGLSEDEVAFYDALEVNDSAVKVLGEPTLKTIARELVDTVRRNTTIDWAVRENIRANLRVLVKRILRKYGYPPDKQEKATLTVLEQAEALSANWAVTT; encoded by the coding sequence TTGACTACTGTCTCCGCGTTCACCGAATCTGTGGTCGAAGAGGCGGCGCTTGCTTGGTTGGAAGGGCTGGGCTACACGGTACTTTCCGGCCCAAGCATTTCTGCTGGAGAAATTGCCGCCGAGCGGATCGAGGCTGATTACTCCGACGTTATTCTTGAGCGGCGCGTTAGACAGACACTGCAACGCCTCAATCCTAATCTCCCACCAGAAGCGTTAGACGACGCGTTCCGCAGGCTCACTCACGACAATGAAACGTCTTTGATCGCTAATAACCATGCCTTTCATCAGATTTTGGTGAATGGCGTTACCGTTGAGTACAACCGAGCCGATGGTTCCATCGGCGGAGCCTTGGTGCGCGTTATTGACTTTGAGGCTGCCGAAAACAACGACTGGCTCGCGGTGAACCAGTTCACGATCGTGGAGGGACAGTACACGCGGCGACCTGACGTGCTGATATTTATCAATGGTCTCCCGATCGCCTTGCTGGAACTCAAGAACGCTGCCGACGAAAATGCCACCATTTGGACCGCGTTCAAGCAGATTCAGACGTACAAATCCCAAATTCCATCGTTGTTCGCCTACAACGAACTGCTCGTGATCTCCGATGGTATGGAGGCACGAGTCGGATCGCTCACTGCTGATACAGAGCGGTTCATGCCTTGGCGCACAATCGGAGGCGAAGAGCTTGCCCCGACATCTCTGCCGCAGCTTCAGGTGTTAATCGAGGGGCTTTTCGAAAGGCGCCGTTTACTTGACTTCATACGTCACTTTGTCGTCTTCGAAGACGAAGGACGCGGGGTGTTGATCAAGAAGATTGCTGGATATCATCAGTTCCACGCCGTCAATAGGGCGTTAAGAGAGACGCTGTCCGCATCGGCGGAAGGCGGCGATCGCAGAGTGGGAGTGGTGTGGCACACACAGGGAAGCGGCAAGAGTCTCACGATGGCTTTTTATGCCGGGCGCCTTGTACTTGAGCCGACTCTTCAAAATCCCACCATCGTCGTGATAACAGATCGTAACGACTTGGACGATCAACTTTACGGGACATTCTCTCGCTGCCATGAGTTGTTGAGACAGGCTCCGCTACAAGCCCTGGATCGAGAGCACTTGCGGTCACTGGTTCAAGTGTCGTCCGGAGGCGTGATCTTCACAACAATCCAGAAATTCATGCCGGCGGAGGGCGACAAATACCCGCAGCTTACAGATCGTCGCAACGTGATCGTCGTCGCTGACGAGGCACATCGTAGTCAATACGACTTTATAGATGGGTTTGCGCGGCACATGAGGGATGCCTTACCCCACGCCTCATTTATTGGCTTCACAGGTACACCCATCGAAAAGACCGATGTAAATACGCGCTCCGTCTTCGGCGATTACATCAGCATCTACGACATCCAGCGAGCCGTCGAAGATGGGGCGACTGTGCCGATCTACTACGAGAGCCGTCTGGCGAAGCTCGAACTCCCTGCTTCAGAAAAGCCCAAGGTCGATACGGCTTTCGAGGAAGCCACAGAAGGCGAAGAGGTCGATCGCAAAGAAAAGCTCAGGACGAAATGGGCCGCTGTGGAAGCCGTTGTGGGAACCGAGAAGCGGCTCAATACGGTTGCTAAAGACCTCGTAAAGCACTTCGAAGAGCGGCTAGAGGTCATGGACGGCAAAGCAATGATTGTCTGTATGAGCCGCCGAATCTGCGTTGACCTGTACAACGAGATTATGAAACTTCGTCCAACGTGGCACAGCGAGAACGATGATGCCGGAGTGCTCAAGATCGTGATGACGGGGTCAGCAACGGACGGGCCCGAGTGGCAACAGCACATCAGGGACAAGCGACGGCGTGAAGCGTTAGGTAAGAGATTTAAGAATGCTAAAGACCCATTCAAGATCGTGATCGTAAGGGATATGTGGCTTACAGGATTCGACGTTCCATCGTTACACACGATGTACGCAGACAAGCCGATGCGAGCGCATGGGCTGATGCAGGCGATTGCCCGAGTCAACCGCGTGTTCAAAGACAAGCCCGGCGGACTGGTTGTGGACTACCTCGGCATCGCGCACGAACTCAAGCTTGCGCTGGCCACGTACACAGAAAGCGGTGGAAAGGGCCAGACGGCGCTGCCGCAGGAAGAGGCTGTCGCAAGGATGATCGAGAAATATGAAATCTGTCGGGGATTATTCCACGGGTTTGACTGGTCAATGTGGCTCACCGGGACCTCCGCGCAGAAGCTCGCGATTCTTCCTAACGCCCAGGAACACGTCCTGAAACAGGAGGACGGAAAGAACAGACTGTTGAAGGCGGTGTCAGATTTGTCAAAAGCATTCGCATTGGCTGTGCCCCACGATGCAGCTTTGAAGATTCGTGACGATGTAGGCTTTTTCCAAGCAATCCGAAGCGTCTTGGCCAAAACCGCTTCGCAACAGTATCGTCCCGAGCAAGAGCTCGATAACGCAATTCGCCAAATCATATCCAGAGCGATGTCCTCTGGCGAAGTGGTGGATATTTTCGCAGCTGCGGGCCTTAAGAAGCCCGATATATCGATTCTTTCCGAAGAGTTCCTGAGAGAGGTCAGCAACATCCCACAGAAGAATCTCGCAGTAGAGCTGCTACGCAAGCTGCTCAATGACGAGATCAAAAGTCGATCGCGGCGCAACGTCGTGAAGGGCAAGCTCTTCTCCGCAATGTTGGAGAGCTCGATTCATAAGTATCAGAACCGGGCTATTCAGGCCGCTCAAGTCATTGAGGAGTTAATCGGACTCGCGAAGGAGATGCGAGAAGAGTCGGCAAAAGGCGAGGAACTGGGCCTAAGCGAAGACGAGGTGGCTTTCTACGATGCACTCGAAGTCAATGACAGCGCCGTCAAAGTGCTTGGTGAACCAACTTTGAAGACTATTGCGCGCGAGCTTGTGGACACCGTTCGCCGAAACACGACGATCGATTGGGCCGTGCGCGAGAACATCCGTGCGAACCTGCGTGTGCTGGTGAAACGCATCCTGAGGAAGTATGGATACCCGCCAGACAAGCAGGAGAAGGCGACCCTGACTGTGCTGGAGCAGGCGGAAGCGTTGTCAGCGAATTGGGCGGTGACTACGTAA
- a CDS encoding restriction endonuclease subunit S: MNWPKSTVMELQRDGVLLVEDGNHGESRPRPDEFVKRGVAFIRAADMDASDVLFDTASRINDVARKRITKGIGAPGDILLSHKGTVGKVALVPDDAPPFVCSPQTTFWRTLKGDRLDRRYLHAYLRSPYFHQQLASRAGETDMAPYVSLTSQRGLHVLMPDIDIQRRIGSIVGALDAKISVERKIKGTLADIARALFQSWFVDFDPVRAKSLGSSSSLPASLESLFPDTFEESELGQIPSGWTVGSLDQIAHFLNGLALQRFPPNENGSLPVIKIAQLKAGNTEGADLASPNLDPGYIVQDGDVLFSWSGSLECVVWSGGKGALNQHLFKVTSKDYPKWFFYLWIHRHLDEFRRIAAAKATTMGHIQRYHLSEAKILLPHKKLLDAADRIIGPLIESINVRAVQSKILGRIRDLLLPKLISGELAIEDDAEFGVVK, encoded by the coding sequence ATGAATTGGCCTAAGTCCACCGTTATGGAACTTCAGCGGGACGGGGTCCTGCTCGTCGAAGATGGTAACCACGGCGAAAGTCGCCCCCGCCCCGATGAGTTTGTTAAGCGTGGGGTGGCTTTTATCCGAGCAGCCGACATGGATGCAAGCGACGTACTGTTTGATACTGCCTCGCGCATCAATGACGTCGCTCGTAAACGAATTACGAAAGGAATTGGTGCACCTGGTGACATTTTGTTGTCTCACAAGGGAACTGTCGGGAAGGTTGCACTGGTTCCAGATGACGCCCCCCCGTTTGTTTGTAGTCCTCAAACGACTTTTTGGCGGACACTGAAGGGCGATCGACTCGATCGACGCTATCTCCACGCATATTTGCGTTCACCTTATTTCCATCAACAGCTTGCCAGTAGGGCAGGCGAGACGGACATGGCTCCCTACGTTAGCCTTACGTCTCAGCGTGGCCTTCATGTGCTGATGCCAGACATTGATATCCAAAGACGAATAGGGAGCATCGTTGGTGCGCTTGATGCAAAGATTAGCGTGGAGCGGAAAATAAAGGGTACGCTGGCAGACATTGCGCGGGCTCTATTTCAATCGTGGTTCGTTGACTTCGATCCTGTGCGTGCCAAGAGTTTAGGGAGTAGCTCCAGCTTACCTGCGTCGTTGGAATCGTTGTTTCCCGATACGTTCGAAGAGTCTGAACTCGGTCAGATTCCGAGTGGTTGGACCGTTGGGTCTCTGGATCAAATCGCACATTTCCTGAATGGGCTTGCTCTGCAAAGATTTCCCCCAAACGAGAACGGCTCACTCCCGGTGATAAAGATCGCGCAGTTGAAGGCTGGAAACACCGAAGGCGCTGATCTCGCGAGCCCTAATTTGGATCCCGGGTACATCGTTCAGGATGGCGACGTTTTGTTTTCTTGGTCTGGGTCGCTCGAATGCGTAGTCTGGTCGGGCGGGAAAGGCGCATTGAACCAACATTTATTTAAGGTCACATCCAAAGATTATCCGAAGTGGTTTTTCTATCTTTGGATACACAGGCATCTAGATGAGTTTCGACGAATCGCCGCAGCTAAAGCGACGACGATGGGCCACATACAGCGCTATCATCTCTCTGAGGCAAAGATACTTCTGCCTCACAAGAAATTGCTAGACGCCGCAGACCGTATAATCGGGCCGCTCATTGAGTCTATCAACGTCCGCGCTGTCCAATCGAAAATACTAGGACGCATTCGGGATTTGTTGCTGCCGAAGTTGATTTCGGGAGAACTGGCGATTGAGGATGACGCAGAGTTTGGAGTCGTCAAATGA
- a CDS encoding type I restriction-modification system subunit M, producing MANGTISEIDEAKLWSMADALRNNMDAAEYKHVVLGLIFLKYISDAFEAKHAELEQKMDQGADPEDPDEYRAVSIFWVPREARWAHLKDNAPQPKIGTLVDDAMAAIERDNQSLKGVLPKDYARPGLDKQRLGQLINLVSGIGLGTPAARAKDILGRVYEYFLAQFASAEGKKGGQFYTPSHVVRILVEMLAPYKGRVYDPCCGSGGMFVSSEKFIEAHSGKLGDISIYGQESNYTTWRLAKMNLAIRGIDAQIQHGDTFHNDRHPDLKADCVLANPPFNDSDWRGELLKEDKRWVFGVPPAGNANFAWIQHFIYHLAPTGLAGFVLANGSMSTNTSGEGEIRKGIIESDLVDCMVALPGQLFYSTGIPVCLWFVARSKSSGRFRNRRGETLFIDARKFGSLIDRVHRELSDADVAKIAGTYHAWRGDEGAGGYADVAGFCKAATLDDIRKHSHILTPGRYVGAKETEDDGEPIEQKMKTLTDALRMQLAESRKLEGEITGNLKEIGYELA from the coding sequence GTGGCCAACGGAACCATCTCAGAAATCGATGAGGCGAAGCTCTGGAGCATGGCAGATGCGCTGCGCAACAACATGGACGCTGCGGAGTACAAACACGTCGTCCTCGGTCTTATCTTCCTGAAATACATCTCCGACGCCTTCGAGGCGAAGCACGCCGAACTTGAACAAAAGATGGATCAGGGGGCCGATCCGGAGGACCCCGATGAGTACCGCGCTGTCAGTATCTTTTGGGTTCCCAGAGAAGCTCGTTGGGCACACCTGAAGGACAACGCTCCGCAACCCAAAATCGGGACGCTTGTCGATGATGCAATGGCGGCGATTGAGCGAGATAATCAGTCGCTGAAGGGCGTATTGCCGAAGGATTATGCCCGGCCTGGGCTAGACAAACAAAGGCTTGGGCAATTGATCAATCTCGTGAGTGGCATCGGTCTTGGTACGCCCGCCGCCCGGGCCAAGGACATCTTAGGTCGCGTTTACGAGTACTTCCTTGCTCAGTTTGCCAGCGCTGAAGGTAAAAAGGGCGGGCAGTTCTATACGCCCTCTCACGTCGTTCGAATCCTCGTCGAGATGCTAGCTCCGTACAAAGGGCGAGTCTACGACCCATGCTGCGGATCAGGCGGCATGTTCGTCAGCAGCGAGAAGTTCATAGAGGCTCACAGTGGAAAACTCGGCGACATCTCGATCTACGGTCAAGAATCGAATTACACAACTTGGCGCTTGGCGAAGATGAATCTGGCGATTCGGGGCATCGATGCTCAAATCCAGCACGGCGACACTTTTCACAACGATCGCCACCCAGACCTGAAGGCCGATTGTGTTCTGGCAAACCCTCCCTTCAATGACAGCGATTGGCGCGGGGAACTGCTGAAGGAGGACAAGCGTTGGGTCTTCGGTGTACCTCCGGCCGGTAACGCGAACTTTGCATGGATCCAGCACTTCATCTATCACCTCGCGCCGACCGGCTTGGCGGGCTTCGTCCTCGCTAATGGCTCGATGTCCACGAATACCTCAGGGGAGGGTGAGATCAGGAAAGGCATCATCGAATCTGATCTCGTCGATTGCATGGTGGCACTCCCCGGACAGCTTTTCTATTCGACGGGCATTCCGGTTTGCCTTTGGTTCGTCGCCCGGAGCAAGTCGAGTGGTCGGTTCCGTAACCGCAGGGGCGAAACGCTCTTCATCGACGCGCGAAAGTTCGGATCGCTGATTGATCGTGTGCACCGGGAATTAAGCGACGCGGATGTCGCCAAGATCGCCGGAACCTATCATGCGTGGCGTGGTGATGAGGGCGCAGGAGGCTACGCCGATGTTGCGGGCTTTTGTAAGGCCGCAACGTTGGACGATATCCGGAAGCACAGTCACATCCTCACCCCGGGACGATATGTGGGTGCGAAGGAGACTGAAGATGACGGCGAACCAATTGAGCAAAAGATGAAGACTTTGACGGACGCACTGCGCATGCAGTTAGCAGAGAGCAGAAAACTCGAAGGGGAGATAACCGGCAATCTCAAGGAAATAGGTTATGAATTGGCCTAA
- a CDS encoding HNH endonuclease, which translates to MKHKFIGEACVYCGAEATTKDHILGRKFFLIGQRDNLPQVPACRDCNGRKAKYEAYLMTVLPFGAKHPEAAKTLSALVPGRLEKNHKLRRKLEKGFSESGGTSVPIEHESLEALFAMIAKALLWIHYGVRCGTGFDAIGSIFHDQGEAFFRSVIGKGGQPVKRDFGDGAFSYEGSQATDCPEATLWRFTVYGGVSFADSRMPGTASLAVAVTGPEKMIQNLRYRSVLNDPKPPKPGRNDQCPCLSGKKFKKCHGSLTATGSADHPLWFERD; encoded by the coding sequence ATGAAACACAAATTCATCGGCGAGGCATGCGTTTACTGCGGCGCGGAAGCCACCACCAAAGATCACATCTTAGGAAGAAAATTCTTCTTGATCGGTCAGCGCGACAACCTTCCGCAGGTCCCAGCGTGCCGCGATTGCAATGGTCGCAAAGCGAAATACGAGGCTTATTTGATGACGGTCTTGCCGTTCGGAGCCAAGCATCCTGAGGCCGCGAAGACCTTGAGTGCGCTGGTCCCCGGACGACTGGAGAAGAACCATAAGCTCCGGCGCAAACTGGAGAAAGGATTTTCCGAAAGCGGCGGCACGTCGGTTCCCATAGAGCATGAGTCACTCGAAGCGCTATTCGCCATGATTGCGAAGGCCCTGCTGTGGATCCACTACGGTGTCCGATGTGGCACGGGCTTCGACGCGATAGGGTCGATTTTCCACGACCAAGGCGAGGCGTTCTTTCGTTCGGTGATAGGAAAGGGCGGACAGCCCGTCAAGCGAGATTTCGGCGATGGAGCGTTTTCATACGAGGGATCTCAGGCCACGGACTGCCCCGAGGCTACCTTGTGGCGTTTTACGGTGTACGGGGGAGTGTCGTTTGCGGACTCCAGAATGCCCGGTACAGCATCGCTTGCAGTTGCGGTGACCGGACCGGAAAAGATGATTCAGAATCTTCGCTACCGTTCCGTTTTGAATGATCCCAAACCTCCGAAGCCGGGACGCAATGACCAGTGCCCATGCCTGAGCGGGAAAAAATTCAAGAAGTGTCATGGATCGCTGACAGCGACTGGGTCCGCTGATCACCCACTTTGGTTCGAGCGCGACTGA
- a CDS encoding endonuclease NucS domain-containing protein, which produces MPPFSEAELRDFLADNITRIEPGLTLLDKEKYIPNAIGTRGFIDLLAQDERGHFVLIELKRSDAASREAIHEVHKYVEGVKRHLGARDDEIRVIVASTEWRELLLPFSQFLESTRITAEGIRLIVGESGLPSLTAEKVEPVRVSRGRFLAPWHELNHYTSEDSLAKGILDYEHSCRLKGVDDYVLVVFEASPDWYPLAQEEFRASMIQMQEQFGVHDPAEIDEMVAKLPNFRFALYFASQVLGREYCLEVLRQNSEDMEEHEEIIDGMEEEEALQYLNDAVHNLAPKKHRDGFEIGYPGKFQTRFRVGNLWILKRIQRYGMFQRNTLLSEEEILEELAGSEGVTGQRFKRQITINNKSHIASAKDGLRECLEHNPVWLAHTLKIIDEIEKDYPELEASIDVFNPSTGLMTIYFAATRPEPFAFIPLFTIAVRDGAATIRAYLGCLEGVSSPMSFQSLIDKYYDGQIGVLLLSVTWGGYEQRDTDILEDCGLFYRSFRVDDIGSTNAFSSLRDERWRPVPQFFPPEKFSEHLDHHGEFVMELLREIGSRDKGSYFES; this is translated from the coding sequence ATGCCTCCCTTCTCCGAAGCCGAGCTGCGCGACTTTCTCGCTGACAACATAACGAGGATTGAGCCGGGACTGACGCTTCTCGATAAAGAAAAGTACATCCCGAACGCAATCGGCACCCGGGGGTTCATAGATTTGCTCGCTCAGGACGAACGCGGCCATTTCGTACTCATTGAGTTGAAGCGCAGTGATGCTGCGTCTCGCGAAGCCATTCACGAAGTACACAAGTACGTTGAAGGTGTTAAACGTCACTTGGGAGCGAGAGACGACGAGATCCGTGTAATTGTCGCCTCTACGGAATGGCGCGAGCTACTTCTTCCCTTTTCGCAATTTCTCGAATCAACCCGAATCACGGCGGAAGGCATTCGGTTGATTGTAGGCGAGAGTGGTCTCCCTTCTCTCACGGCTGAAAAGGTGGAGCCAGTTCGCGTCAGTCGCGGTCGATTCTTGGCTCCTTGGCACGAACTGAACCACTACACATCTGAGGACAGCCTCGCAAAGGGCATTCTCGACTACGAGCATTCATGTCGCCTAAAGGGCGTTGACGATTATGTTCTGGTCGTCTTTGAGGCAAGTCCCGACTGGTATCCGCTGGCTCAGGAAGAGTTTCGGGCCTCCATGATTCAAATGCAGGAGCAATTTGGAGTGCATGACCCTGCCGAGATAGATGAGATGGTGGCCAAACTGCCGAACTTTCGTTTCGCTTTGTACTTCGCATCCCAGGTGCTCGGACGAGAGTACTGCCTCGAAGTACTGCGGCAGAACTCCGAGGACATGGAAGAGCATGAAGAGATCATCGATGGCATGGAAGAAGAAGAAGCGCTGCAATATCTGAACGACGCGGTCCACAACTTGGCACCCAAAAAGCACAGAGACGGCTTTGAAATTGGCTATCCCGGTAAGTTTCAAACTCGATTCCGTGTTGGGAACCTCTGGATTCTGAAGCGGATTCAGCGTTACGGAATGTTTCAGAGGAACACATTGCTCTCCGAGGAAGAGATTCTGGAGGAGCTAGCCGGAAGTGAAGGAGTTACGGGGCAGCGCTTCAAGCGGCAAATTACGATCAACAACAAGAGCCACATCGCATCCGCTAAAGATGGTCTCCGAGAGTGCCTGGAACACAACCCCGTTTGGCTTGCCCACACCCTGAAAATCATCGACGAAATTGAGAAGGATTATCCTGAGCTGGAGGCCAGCATCGACGTGTTCAACCCTTCGACTGGGTTGATGACGATATATTTCGCAGCAACCCGGCCCGAGCCGTTTGCATTCATTCCACTTTTCACCATCGCAGTGCGGGACGGCGCGGCGACCATCAGAGCTTACCTTGGCTGTTTAGAAGGGGTCAGTTCACCGATGAGCTTTCAATCGTTGATTGACAAATACTATGATGGCCAGATTGGAGTGTTGCTGCTGTCGGTAACGTGGGGAGGCTATGAGCAGAGGGACACAGACATTCTCGAAGATTGCGGCCTCTTCTATCGTTCGTTCCGCGTAGATGACATCGGATCGACGAACGCCTTTAGCAGTTTGAGAGACGAACGGTGGCGGCCGGTACCCCAGTTTTTTCCACCTGAGAAGTTCTCCGAACACCTCGATCATCATGGTGAATTTGTCATGGAACTTCTTCGCGAGATTGGTTCTCGTGACAAGGGCAGCTACTTCGAGAGCTAG